A window of Costertonia aggregata contains these coding sequences:
- the tuf gene encoding elongation factor Tu: MAKETFDRSKPHLNIGTIGHVDHGKTTLTAAITEVLANAGLSEKRSFDSIDNAPEEKERGITINTSHVEYQTANRHYAHVDCPGHADYVKNMVTGAAQMDGAILVVAATDGPMPQTREHILLGRQVGIPRIVVFLNKVDMVDDEELLELVEMEVRELLSFYEYDGDNGPVISGSALGALNGEQKWVDTVMELMTAVDEWIELPKRDVDKDFLMPVEDVFTITGRGTVATGRIETGIANTGDAVDIIGMGAEKLASTITGVEMFRKILDRGEAGDNVGILLRGIEKSQISRGMVICKPGSVKPHAKFEAEVYILKKEEGGRHTPFHNNYRPQFYVRTTDVTGNIALPSGVEMVMPGDNLTITVELIQPIALSVGLRFAIREGGRTVGAGQVTKILD, from the coding sequence ATGGCAAAGGAAACTTTCGATCGTTCCAAACCGCACTTAAATATAGGTACCATTGGACACGTGGATCACGGTAAAACTACATTGACTGCTGCAATTACTGAAGTATTGGCAAACGCAGGGCTTTCAGAAAAGAGAAGTTTCGATTCTATCGACAACGCTCCTGAGGAAAAAGAAAGAGGTATTACGATCAATACGTCACACGTAGAATATCAAACCGCCAACCGTCACTACGCACACGTAGATTGTCCTGGTCACGCGGATTATGTAAAGAACATGGTAACCGGTGCAGCTCAAATGGACGGTGCTATTCTTGTTGTTGCCGCAACAGATGGTCCTATGCCTCAAACGCGTGAGCACATCTTGTTGGGACGTCAAGTAGGTATTCCAAGAATCGTGGTTTTCTTGAACAAGGTCGATATGGTCGATGATGAAGAGCTTTTGGAACTCGTTGAAATGGAAGTACGTGAATTGCTTTCTTTCTACGAATATGATGGTGATAATGGTCCTGTTATATCTGGTTCTGCGCTAGGAGCTTTGAACGGTGAGCAAAAATGGGTCGACACGGTAATGGAATTAATGACTGCAGTTGATGAGTGGATCGAGCTTCCAAAGAGAGATGTTGATAAGGATTTCTTAATGCCAGTTGAAGATGTATTTACAATCACTGGTCGTGGTACCGTTGCAACAGGTAGGATAGAAACAGGTATCGCCAACACTGGGGATGCTGTTGATATCATTGGTATGGGTGCTGAAAAATTGGCATCTACGATCACTGGTGTTGAAATGTTCCGCAAGATATTGGATAGAGGTGAAGCTGGTGATAACGTTGGTATCTTGTTGAGAGGTATTGAAAAATCACAGATTAGCCGCGGAATGGTAATCTGTAAGCCAGGTTCTGTTAAACCACATGCCAAATTTGAAGCTGAGGTATATATCCTTAAAAAAGAAGAAGGTGGTCGTCACACACCTTTCCATAATAACTACCGTCCGCAGTTCTACGTAAGAACTACTGATGTTACAGGTAACATAGCGCTTCCAAGTGGAGTTGAAATGGTTATGCCTGGTGATAACTTGACTATTACCGTAGAGTTGATTCAGCCAATCGCATTGAGCGTAGGTTTGCGTTTTGCTATCCGTGAAGGTGGTAGAACTGTTGGTGCAGGTCAGGTTACCAAGATTTTAGATTAA
- the rplA gene encoding 50S ribosomal protein L1 — MAKLTKKQKEAYAKIDKSKLYSVDEASALVKEITNTKFDASIDLAVRLGVDPRKANQMVRGVVTLPHGTGKDVKVLALVTPDKEAEATEAGADYVGLDEYLDKIKGGWTDVDVIITMPSVMGKLGPLGRVLGPRGLMPNPKTGTVTMDVAKAVSEVKAGKIDFKVDKSGIVHAAVGKASFSADKIAGNAKELLDTLMKLKPAAAKGIYMKSIYMSSTMSPSVQLDPKAV; from the coding sequence ATGGCAAAATTGACAAAAAAGCAAAAAGAAGCTTATGCTAAGATAGATAAGAGTAAACTCTATTCTGTTGACGAGGCTTCAGCTTTGGTAAAAGAGATAACCAATACAAAATTCGATGCATCTATAGATTTGGCAGTTCGTCTAGGGGTCGATCCCAGAAAAGCCAATCAAATGGTTCGTGGTGTGGTCACACTTCCTCACGGTACAGGTAAAGATGTTAAGGTTTTGGCTTTGGTAACACCCGATAAAGAGGCAGAGGCTACTGAAGCTGGTGCCGATTATGTAGGGTTAGACGAGTATTTGGATAAAATCAAAGGTGGTTGGACAGATGTTGACGTAATCATCACTATGCCAAGTGTTATGGGAAAACTGGGGCCTTTAGGGCGAGTTTTGGGGCCAAGAGGGCTTATGCCCAATCCTAAAACGGGAACAGTAACTATGGATGTGGCGAAAGCGGTATCTGAAGTTAAGGCCGGTAAAATCGATTTTAAAGTTGACAAATCGGGTATTGTACACGCAGCCGTAGGAAAAGCTTCTTTTTCTGCCGATAAAATTGCGGGCAACGCCAAAGAGTTATTGGATACTTTAATGAAGTTGAAACCTGCCGCCGCCAAGGGTATTTATATGAAGAGTATATACATGTCAAGTACCATGAGCCCAAGTGTTCAATTAGATCCTAAAGCAGTTTAA
- a CDS encoding acyl-CoA dehydrogenase family protein: MQSMYFTEEHQLFRQSLKDFLHKEVVPHIEKWEATGTIDKFIWEKFGEMGYFGLATPEENGGLGLDLFYTVILLEELQKINSGGFAAAIWAHVYLAMTHLNKNGNDGQKEKYLSPSINGEKIGCLGVTEPFGGSDVAGMRTTATKQGDSYIINGSKTFITNGVYADYIILAAKTDASKGNKGISIFIVDLKSEGVTANKLNKLGWRASDTAELAFDNVKVPASNLMGEEGKGFTFIMEAFALERLIMGVNAHARAEYALDYALQYMSERETFGKTINQYQALRHRLVDLYADMDMCRQYNYSVVYKMDKGEYVVKEATISKLKSTKMADEVAYDCLQFLGGYGYIEDYPMARLLRDSRLGPIGGGTSEILREIIAKIVIDKKEYKAPKE; the protein is encoded by the coding sequence ATGCAAAGCATGTACTTCACCGAAGAACATCAACTCTTCAGACAAAGCTTAAAAGACTTTTTACATAAGGAAGTAGTTCCCCATATTGAAAAATGGGAAGCGACCGGAACCATAGATAAGTTTATCTGGGAAAAATTTGGTGAGATGGGGTACTTTGGTCTGGCTACCCCTGAGGAAAATGGGGGGCTTGGGCTAGACTTGTTCTACACGGTCATCCTTTTGGAAGAGCTTCAAAAAATCAATTCGGGGGGCTTTGCGGCCGCTATTTGGGCACATGTGTACCTAGCCATGACCCATTTGAACAAAAATGGTAACGATGGCCAAAAAGAGAAATATCTTTCTCCCAGTATTAATGGTGAAAAAATAGGCTGCTTGGGCGTGACCGAGCCATTTGGAGGTAGTGATGTTGCCGGAATGAGAACTACCGCTACAAAGCAGGGCGATTCCTACATCATTAACGGGTCCAAAACGTTTATAACGAATGGTGTTTACGCAGACTACATCATCTTGGCAGCCAAGACCGATGCTTCCAAGGGTAATAAAGGTATAAGTATTTTTATCGTTGATTTAAAAAGTGAGGGGGTTACCGCCAACAAATTGAACAAGTTGGGTTGGCGAGCATCGGATACTGCTGAACTTGCATTTGACAATGTAAAAGTACCGGCTTCAAACTTGATGGGCGAAGAGGGTAAAGGATTTACCTTTATCATGGAAGCTTTTGCCCTTGAACGTTTGATAATGGGCGTCAATGCTCATGCGAGAGCTGAATATGCTTTGGATTATGCCTTGCAGTATATGTCCGAGAGGGAGACATTTGGAAAAACCATAAATCAATATCAAGCTCTGCGTCACAGGTTGGTAGATTTATATGCCGATATGGATATGTGTAGACAGTACAATTATTCCGTGGTCTACAAAATGGACAAAGGGGAATATGTGGTAAAAGAGGCCACTATTTCTAAGCTAAAGTCTACAAAAATGGCTGATGAAGTAGCGTACGATTGTCTTCAATTTTTAGGCGGCTATGGCTATATTGAAGATTATCCCATGGCGAGATTATTGCGCGATAGTAGATTGGGCCCCATTGGCGGTGGTACGTCAGAAATTTTAAGAGAGATTATAGCCAAAATCGTTATAGATAAAAAAGAATATAAAGCGCCCAAAGAGTAA
- the hpf gene encoding ribosome hibernation-promoting factor, HPF/YfiA family, which yields MKVNAQSVNFNADPELIGFVQSRMDKLELYYDKVISSDVYMKVENTSSKENKIVEVKVHVPKNKFIVKKQCKSFEEAIDSACSSLERRLVKRKEKLRLHT from the coding sequence ATGAAAGTAAATGCACAATCTGTAAATTTTAATGCCGATCCAGAATTAATCGGTTTTGTACAAAGCAGGATGGATAAATTGGAATTGTACTACGATAAGGTAATAAGTTCCGATGTATATATGAAGGTGGAAAATACAAGTTCCAAGGAAAATAAAATAGTAGAGGTCAAAGTGCACGTGCCCAAAAATAAATTCATCGTAAAAAAACAATGTAAATCTTTTGAAGAAGCCATTGATTCTGCATGTAGTTCATTAGAAAGAAGGTTGGTAAAAAGGAAAGAAAAATTAAGGTTGCATACCTGA
- the rpoB gene encoding DNA-directed RNA polymerase subunit beta produces the protein MFTNTTERISFASAKNIPNYPDFLDIQIKSFQDFFQLETKSDERGNEGLYNTFMENFPITDTRNQFVLEFLDYFIDPPRYSIQECIERGLTYSVPLKARLKLYCTDPEHEDFETIVQDVYLGTIPYMTPSGTFVINGAERVVVSQLHRSPGVFFGQSFHANGTKLYSARVIPFKGSWIEFATDINAVMYAYIDRKKKLPVTTLFRAIGFERDKDILEIFDLSEEVKVSKAGLKKVLGRKLAARVLNTWHEDFVDEDTGEVVSIERNEIVLDRDTVLEKEHIDEILDIDVKTILLHKENNAQSDYAIIHNTLQKDPTNSEKEAVEHIYRQLRNAEPPDEETARGIIDKLFFSDQRYNLGEVGRYRMNKKLQLDIGMDKQVLTKEDIITIIKYLIELINSKAEIDDIDHLSNRRVRTVGEQLSSQFGVGLARMARTIRERMNVRDNEVFTPIDLINAKTLSSVINSFFGTNQLSQFMDQTNPLAEITHKRRLSALGPGGLSRERAGFEVRDVHYTHYGRLCPIETPEGPNIGLISSPSVFAKVNPMGFLETPYRKVDNGKVNTKEYVYLSAEEEEGMKISQANIPLKENGQIDTEKVIAREEGDFPVVDPGEINYTDVAPNQIASISASLIPFLEHDDANRALMGSNMMRQAVPLLRPQSPIVGTGLERQVASDSRVLINAEGDGTIEYVDASKITIKYKRTDEEKLVSFEEDSKTYNLVKFRKTNQGTSINLKPIVQKGDKVKKGQVLCEGYATEKGELALGRNLQVAFMPWKGYNFEDAIVISEKVVREDIFTSIHIDEYSLEVRDTKLGAEELTNDIPNVSEEATKDLDEHGMIRIGAEVKPGDILIGKITPKGESDPTPEEKLLRAIFGDKAGDVKDASLKASPSLRGVVIDKKLFSRSIKDKRKRSEDKDAINKLELEYEVKFQELKDVLVEKLFTLINGKTSQGVLNDLGEEVLPKGKKYTMKMLNAVDDFAHLVGGSWTTDKDTNTMVADLLHNYKIKLNDLQGNLRRDKFTISVGDELPAGIMKLAKVYVAKKRKLKVGDKMAGRHGNKGIVARIVRQEDMPFLEDGTPVDIVLNPLGVPSRMNIGQIYETVLGWAGLKLGKKYGTPIFDGATLDEINAYTDEAGIPRFGHTYLYDGGTGQRFDQPATVGVIYMLKLGHMVDDKMHARSIGPYSLITQQPLGGKAQFGGQRFGEMEVWALEAYGASATLREILTVKSDDVIGRAKTYESIVKGETMPEPGLPESFNVLMHELKGLGLDIRLEE, from the coding sequence ATGTTCACAAACACTACTGAAAGAATAAGTTTTGCATCCGCTAAGAACATCCCGAACTATCCGGATTTCTTGGACATTCAGATTAAATCATTTCAAGATTTTTTTCAACTTGAAACAAAATCTGACGAAAGGGGCAATGAAGGTCTTTATAATACCTTCATGGAAAACTTCCCGATTACCGACACACGAAACCAATTTGTATTGGAGTTTTTGGATTACTTTATTGATCCGCCAAGATATTCCATACAAGAATGTATAGAAAGAGGTCTTACCTATAGTGTTCCGCTAAAAGCTAGGTTAAAACTATATTGTACAGATCCGGAACACGAGGATTTTGAAACCATCGTACAGGATGTTTATTTGGGTACCATTCCTTACATGACGCCTAGCGGTACTTTTGTCATCAACGGAGCAGAGCGTGTTGTTGTGTCGCAATTGCACCGTTCACCTGGCGTATTTTTTGGACAGTCGTTCCACGCAAACGGCACAAAACTATATTCAGCAAGGGTAATTCCGTTCAAAGGGTCTTGGATAGAATTTGCCACAGATATCAACGCTGTCATGTATGCCTACATTGACAGAAAGAAAAAATTACCGGTTACCACGCTTTTCAGGGCTATCGGTTTTGAAAGGGATAAGGATATTTTAGAGATTTTTGACCTTTCTGAAGAGGTGAAGGTTTCCAAAGCCGGACTCAAAAAAGTATTGGGCCGTAAATTAGCGGCCAGGGTTTTGAACACATGGCACGAGGACTTTGTTGATGAGGATACGGGTGAAGTGGTTTCTATCGAGAGAAACGAGATCGTTTTAGATCGTGACACCGTTCTCGAAAAAGAGCATATAGACGAAATCTTGGACATAGACGTTAAAACTATCCTCTTGCACAAAGAGAATAATGCGCAGTCCGATTATGCTATCATTCATAATACCCTGCAAAAAGACCCTACCAATTCTGAAAAAGAAGCGGTAGAACATATTTACAGACAACTACGTAATGCCGAGCCGCCAGATGAGGAAACTGCACGCGGTATCATAGATAAATTGTTCTTTTCTGACCAACGTTACAATTTAGGTGAGGTTGGGCGTTATAGGATGAATAAAAAATTACAGTTGGATATCGGGATGGACAAGCAGGTCTTGACCAAAGAGGATATCATAACAATCATCAAGTATTTGATAGAGCTTATTAACTCCAAAGCAGAGATTGATGATATTGACCACCTTTCCAACCGTCGTGTAAGAACGGTAGGCGAGCAATTGTCATCTCAGTTCGGTGTTGGTCTGGCCCGTATGGCAAGAACTATTCGAGAGCGTATGAACGTTAGGGATAATGAAGTGTTTACCCCTATTGATTTGATCAATGCGAAGACCTTATCTTCCGTAATCAACTCGTTCTTTGGTACGAACCAACTGTCGCAGTTTATGGATCAGACAAATCCATTGGCAGAAATAACGCATAAGCGTAGGTTGTCAGCATTGGGGCCTGGTGGGCTTTCACGCGAAAGAGCTGGTTTTGAGGTGCGAGATGTTCATTACACACACTATGGTAGACTTTGTCCTATTGAAACCCCAGAGGGACCAAACATTGGTTTGATTTCTTCACCTTCAGTATTCGCCAAAGTAAATCCAATGGGCTTCTTGGAAACCCCTTATCGCAAGGTTGATAATGGCAAAGTAAATACCAAGGAGTACGTTTACTTAAGTGCCGAGGAAGAGGAAGGGATGAAAATTTCGCAAGCGAATATTCCTCTTAAGGAAAATGGACAAATAGATACAGAAAAGGTAATCGCTAGGGAAGAAGGTGATTTTCCGGTAGTGGATCCGGGTGAAATCAATTATACTGATGTAGCACCTAATCAAATTGCATCAATCAGTGCGTCTTTGATTCCGTTCTTGGAGCATGATGATGCGAATAGGGCCTTAATGGGGTCAAACATGATGCGACAAGCGGTTCCTTTATTGAGACCGCAATCCCCCATTGTTGGTACTGGTTTGGAAAGACAAGTAGCTTCCGACTCCAGGGTATTGATAAATGCGGAAGGCGACGGTACCATTGAATATGTTGATGCCAGTAAGATTACCATTAAATATAAACGGACCGATGAAGAGAAATTGGTAAGTTTTGAAGAAGATTCCAAAACGTACAATCTCGTTAAGTTCCGTAAAACAAATCAAGGTACAAGTATCAACCTAAAACCCATTGTTCAAAAAGGTGATAAGGTAAAAAAAGGCCAAGTGCTTTGTGAAGGTTATGCTACTGAAAAAGGAGAGTTGGCCTTAGGTAGAAACCTTCAAGTGGCATTTATGCCTTGGAAAGGATATAACTTTGAGGATGCCATCGTGATTTCTGAAAAAGTAGTCCGTGAGGATATATTCACATCAATACATATTGATGAATATTCTTTGGAAGTGAGAGACACTAAATTAGGAGCGGAAGAGTTGACCAACGACATACCAAACGTATCAGAAGAGGCTACCAAAGACTTGGATGAGCATGGCATGATTCGTATTGGTGCCGAAGTAAAACCGGGCGATATACTTATTGGTAAGATTACGCCAAAAGGGGAATCCGATCCTACTCCAGAAGAAAAATTACTTCGTGCCATTTTTGGTGATAAAGCAGGTGATGTAAAAGATGCCTCATTAAAAGCTTCTCCATCACTCAGAGGTGTAGTAATCGATAAAAAGCTATTCTCTCGTTCTATCAAAGACAAGCGTAAACGTTCTGAGGATAAAGATGCCATCAATAAACTGGAGCTGGAATATGAGGTAAAGTTTCAGGAATTAAAAGATGTTCTAGTAGAAAAACTATTCACTCTCATCAATGGTAAAACATCACAAGGCGTATTGAACGATCTAGGGGAAGAGGTTCTTCCTAAAGGAAAAAAATACACCATGAAAATGTTGAACGCTGTTGACGACTTTGCGCATTTGGTAGGTGGTAGCTGGACAACGGATAAAGACACCAATACCATGGTGGCCGATTTGTTGCACAATTACAAAATCAAATTGAACGACCTTCAAGGTAACTTGAGAAGGGATAAGTTCACAATTTCCGTTGGTGATGAATTACCTGCAGGTATCATGAAATTGGCCAAGGTATATGTTGCCAAAAAACGTAAACTCAAAGTCGGTGATAAAATGGCAGGTCGTCACGGTAACAAGGGTATTGTTGCACGAATAGTCCGTCAAGAGGATATGCCTTTCTTGGAAGATGGGACACCTGTAGATATCGTCTTGAATCCGTTAGGTGTACCTTCCCGTATGAACATTGGTCAAATTTATGAAACCGTTTTGGGTTGGGCAGGTCTTAAATTAGGGAAAAAGTACGGTACTCCAATTTTTGACGGTGCTACTTTAGATGAGATAAATGCTTACACTGACGAGGCCGGTATACCTAGATTTGGTCATACATATCTATATGATGGTGGTACAGGTCAACGTTTTGACCAGCCTGCAACGGTAGGTGTGATCTACATGTTAAAATTGGGGCATATGGTAGATGATAAGATGCACGCCCGTTCAATAGGCCCTTACTCCTTGATTACGCAACAACCTCTGGGTGGTAAAGCTCAATTTGGTGGTCAGCGTTTCGGAGAGATGGAAGTTTGGGCACTAGAGGCATATGGGGCATCTGCTACGTTACGCGAAATCCTTACGGTCAAATCCGATGATGTGATCGGTAGAGCTAAAACATATGAAAGTATCGTTAAAGGTGAGACCATGCCAGAACCTGGTTTACCAGAATCTTTCAATGTACTAATGCACGAACTTAAAGGTTTAGGTTTGGATATTAGGCTGGAAGAATAA
- the rpsU gene encoding 30S ribosomal protein S21 produces the protein MLIIPVKEGENIDRALKRFKRKFDRTGTMRQLRKRQQFTKPSVERRAQIQKAQYIQGLRDQEEI, from the coding sequence ATGTTAATAATACCAGTAAAAGAAGGAGAAAATATCGATAGAGCTTTAAAGCGCTTCAAACGTAAGTTTGATAGGACAGGTACAATGCGACAGTTGCGTAAAAGGCAACAGTTCACAAAACCTTCAGTAGAACGTAGAGCCCAAATTCAAAAAGCACAATATATTCAAGGCTTAAGAGACCAAGAAGAGATATAG
- the rplK gene encoding 50S ribosomal protein L11 produces MAKEIGKVVKLQVRGGAANPSPPVGPALGAAGVNIMEFCKQFNARTQDKQGKVLPVVITVYKDKSFDFVVKTPPAAVQLMEAAKIKKGSGEPNRVKSGNVTWDQVKAIAEDKMVDLNAFTVESAMSMVAGTARSMGLKVAGKRPF; encoded by the coding sequence ATGGCAAAAGAAATAGGTAAAGTAGTTAAACTACAAGTTAGGGGAGGTGCAGCGAATCCGTCGCCACCGGTTGGACCCGCCTTAGGTGCTGCCGGTGTTAACATCATGGAGTTCTGTAAGCAGTTCAATGCGCGTACACAGGACAAACAAGGCAAAGTTTTGCCGGTCGTTATCACCGTTTACAAAGACAAGTCTTTCGACTTTGTTGTAAAAACACCACCAGCGGCAGTTCAATTGATGGAAGCGGCTAAGATTAAAAAAGGATCTGGCGAACCTAACCGAGTTAAATCAGGTAATGTTACTTGGGACCAAGTCAAGGCGATAGCCGAGGACAAAATGGTAGACCTAAATGCGTTCACTGTAGAATCGGCCATGAGCATGGTTGCAGGAACGGCTAGGTCTATGGGTCTTAAAGTTGCAGGTAAAAGACCTTTTTAA
- the rplL gene encoding 50S ribosomal protein L7/L12 has protein sequence MADLKDFAEQLVNLTVKEVNELADILKEEYGIEPAAAAVAVAAGGGAAEGGEAAEEQTEFDVILKAAGGSKLAVVKLVKELTGLGLKDAKDIVDSAPKAVKEGVSKDEAEGIKKSLEEAGAEVELK, from the coding sequence ATGGCAGATTTAAAAGATTTCGCAGAACAGTTGGTTAACTTGACCGTAAAAGAGGTAAACGAGTTGGCCGATATTTTAAAAGAAGAGTATGGCATCGAGCCTGCTGCTGCAGCTGTAGCTGTTGCCGCTGGTGGTGGAGCCGCTGAAGGTGGTGAAGCTGCTGAGGAGCAGACAGAATTCGATGTGATTTTGAAAGCGGCCGGTGGTTCTAAATTAGCAGTTGTTAAATTGGTTAAAGAATTGACCGGTTTAGGATTAAAAGATGCTAAGGATATCGTTGATAGCGCACCAAAAGCCGTTAAAGAAGGTGTTTCTAAAGACGAAGCAGAAGGAATCAAAAAATCATTGGAAGAAGCAGGAGCAGAAGTTGAGCTTAAATAA
- the secE gene encoding preprotein translocase subunit SecE has protein sequence MITYIKESIDELRNNVTLPTRSESSNLMVIVAVFSILFALATWGVDSVFSKLIQLYFDKVLN, from the coding sequence ATGATAACATACATTAAAGAATCTATTGATGAGTTAAGGAATAACGTTACGCTGCCAACCAGGTCGGAATCCTCTAATCTAATGGTAATCGTAGCCGTTTTTTCAATTTTGTTCGCATTGGCAACTTGGGGCGTAGATAGTGTTTTCAGTAAGTTGATACAATTGTATTTTGATAAAGTTTTAAATTAA
- a CDS encoding tyrosine-type recombinase/integrase, which translates to MSLKAFISYLSLEKNYSPHTVKAYRKDIEAFSRYCRDEHQINDIEAIAYTFIRGWVVSLVEKGVANRSINRKIASLKAYYKFLLRVGAVTVNPLAKHKALKTSRKIEVPFSEKEMEEVLLKIPFEDDFEGMRDKLIIELMYTTGMRRAELIALGMNNVDLSKGSLKVLGKRNKERIIPILPSTRKLFLSYFKKRSTLDFIEDAAFVFLSKSGNKIYETLVYRIINKYFSLVSTKVKQSPHILRHTFATHLLNKGADLNSVKELLGHSSLASTQVYTHNSIAELKKIHSSAHPRSKQ; encoded by the coding sequence ATGTCTTTAAAAGCTTTCATATCATACCTTTCGCTTGAAAAAAACTACTCGCCACATACGGTAAAGGCTTACAGGAAAGATATTGAAGCGTTTTCCAGATATTGTCGCGACGAGCATCAAATAAACGACATAGAAGCTATTGCCTATACCTTTATAAGGGGTTGGGTGGTATCGTTGGTTGAAAAGGGGGTAGCCAATCGTTCTATAAATCGAAAAATAGCTTCCTTAAAGGCGTATTACAAGTTTCTCTTGCGGGTAGGTGCTGTAACCGTAAACCCCTTGGCCAAGCACAAAGCTTTGAAAACATCACGAAAAATCGAGGTTCCTTTTTCGGAAAAAGAAATGGAAGAGGTGTTGCTCAAGATTCCTTTTGAAGATGATTTTGAAGGAATGCGGGACAAATTGATTATTGAGCTTATGTACACTACGGGAATGCGAAGGGCCGAGTTAATTGCACTTGGTATGAACAATGTTGATTTGTCCAAAGGTAGCCTAAAGGTTCTGGGCAAGCGAAATAAAGAACGTATCATACCCATCTTGCCATCTACCCGAAAACTTTTTTTGTCGTATTTTAAAAAAAGGAGCACACTTGATTTTATTGAAGATGCTGCTTTTGTTTTTTTGTCAAAGTCCGGCAATAAAATATATGAAACACTTGTATATAGAATAATAAATAAGTATTTTAGTTTGGTATCAACCAAGGTTAAGCAAAGTCCTCATATACTAAGGCATACGTTTGCCACGCACCTACTGAACAAAGGTGCGGATTTAAACTCTGTCAAAGAACTTTTGGGGCATTCTAGTTTGGCCTCGACACAGGTATATACGCATAATAGTATAGCTGAGCTTAAAAAAATACACTCATCAGCTCATCCCAGGAGCAAACAATAG
- the rplJ gene encoding 50S ribosomal protein L10, translating into MTREEKAIAIKDITAQLADSSTIYLADISDLDAGTTSDLRRACFKANIKLSVVKNTLLAKAMETSEKDFGELPEVLKGNTSLMLSETGNAPAKLIKAFRKKSEKPLLKGAFVEEAIYIGDENLDTLVSIKSKEEMIGEIIGLLQSPAKNVISGLKSGGGKLAGILKTLSER; encoded by the coding sequence ATGACAAGAGAAGAAAAAGCAATAGCTATAAAGGATATAACTGCTCAATTGGCGGATAGCTCTACCATTTATCTGGCAGATATTTCCGACTTGGATGCAGGCACTACCTCAGATTTGAGAAGGGCCTGTTTTAAGGCAAATATTAAATTATCCGTAGTTAAGAATACCTTGCTTGCAAAGGCAATGGAAACTTCTGAGAAAGATTTTGGCGAACTTCCAGAAGTATTGAAGGGGAATACATCCCTTATGTTGTCCGAAACGGGCAATGCACCTGCCAAATTAATAAAGGCGTTCAGAAAAAAATCTGAAAAGCCGTTATTGAAAGGAGCATTCGTTGAAGAGGCAATTTATATTGGAGATGAGAATTTAGATACCTTGGTAAGTATTAAGTCCAAAGAAGAAATGATTGGCGAGATTATTGGATTGTTGCAATCCCCCGCCAAGAATGTTATTTCTGGCTTGAAATCCGGTGGCGGAAAACTTGCAGGTATCCTTAAGACCTTGTCGGAAAGATAA
- the nusG gene encoding transcription termination/antitermination protein NusG, with protein sequence MSEVLEKKWYVVRAVSGQENKIKGYIESEVERHGFSDYLEDVLVPTEKVIQIRNGKKINKERTYFPGYIMVKANLGGEMVHIIRSITNVIGFLGETKGGDPVPLRKSEVNRMLGKVDELAVNTDAVAIPFVLGETVKVIDGPFNGFNGTVEKINEEKRKLEVMVKIFGRKTPLELSYMQVEKV encoded by the coding sequence ATGTCAGAAGTATTGGAAAAGAAATGGTATGTGGTAAGAGCTGTAAGTGGTCAAGAAAATAAAATCAAAGGCTATATAGAAAGTGAAGTAGAGCGCCACGGTTTTTCGGACTATTTGGAAGATGTTTTGGTTCCGACCGAAAAAGTCATTCAAATTAGAAATGGAAAAAAAATCAACAAGGAGCGTACATATTTTCCCGGTTATATCATGGTAAAAGCCAATCTGGGAGGAGAAATGGTACATATAATCCGTTCTATCACTAATGTTATCGGTTTTTTGGGTGAAACTAAAGGAGGAGACCCTGTTCCGCTTAGGAAATCAGAAGTAAACAGAATGTTAGGTAAGGTTGATGAATTGGCGGTAAACACCGATGCTGTTGCAATTCCTTTCGTTCTTGGTGAGACTGTTAAAGTTATTGATGGTCCTTTTAACGGTTTCAACGGTACAGTCGAAAAAATCAATGAAGAAAAGCGTAAGCTTGAGGTTATGGTAAAGATTTTTGGTAGAAAAACACCATTGGAGCTGAGCTATATGCAAGTAGAAAAAGTATAA